One window of the Besnoitia besnoiti strain Bb-Ger1 chromosome Unknown contig00086, whole genome shotgun sequence genome contains the following:
- a CDS encoding putative apocytochrome b (encoded by transcript BESB_081190), which translates to MLCIKYSGIQRIFEKPTFVYKLYEYHDIHFGSRLLNVSLCSLSTILSNWFNFLTKRLLVELSHPDNSIPVNRFVTPLHIVPEWYFLAYYAVLKVIPSKTGGLLVFYVINMSMKYQQR; encoded by the exons atgctctgcattaagtatagtggtatccagcgtatatttgaaaaaccaacatttgtatacaagctgtacgaatatcatgacattcactttggtagtcgccttcttaatgttagtct ttgttccctatctaccatattatctaattggtttaattttcttacaaaacggcttttggttgaattatcgcacccagataactccataccagtgaaccggtttgtaactccgcttcatatcgtacctgaatggtactttttagcatattatgcggtgttaaaagtaatcccatccaaaaccggtggtttgttagtattttatgttatcaacatgtcaatgaaatatcaacaacgatga